GGTCGATATTGAGTTGCGCCGCTCTATGTGGGAATTCATGCAGCAGATCAATATTGAAGAAAACACCACCATTATTTTGACCACGCATTATCTCGAAGAAGCCGAGCAGCTTTGTAAGCGCATTGCAATTTTAGATCACGGTGAGATTCGTATCAATACAGAAATGAAAGACTTGTTGGCACAGCTATCAGTTGAGACGTTTGTCTTTGATTTAGGTACGCCACTTGTGCAGAAATTGGCTTTGTCAGGTGTGACAGATGTCTCTCAACCCGATAGTCAGACGCTTGAAGTCACTTTGACAGAAGGGGAGTCACTCAATGGTGTTTTTGATCAGCTATCTGAGCAAGGCATCACGGTAGCCAGTATGCGTAACAAAGCCAATCGATTAGAAGAGTTATTCATGCGCTTAGTGGATAAAAACATTCAAAGTACAGACAGTATGAAGGAGGCGGGGTTATGAGTCAGGAAATTGTAGATCATAATAAATCGATGTCGTGGCACAAAAAAGGAGTCGCTTTTCGTACGATTTGTTTAAAAGAAATTCGTAGAATTTTGCGCATCTGGCCACAGACGTTATTGCCGCCAGTCATCACCATGAGTCTGTATTTTGTTATCTTCGGTAAGATGATTGGCTCACGTGTGGGCGAGATGGGCGGCGTGCCCTACATGCAGTTTATTGTGCCTGGTTTAATCATGATGTCGATTATTACCAACAGTTACTCCAATGTCGTTTCAAGCTTTTTTAGCGCCAAATTTACGGCCAGTATTGAAGAGCTTTTGGTGTCGCCAGTCTCGAAGCATGCTATTTTAATGGGCTATATTAGCGGTGGTATTTTCCGCGGACTTGCCATTGCTGTCATTGTTTCGATAGTGGCACTATTCTTCACAGACTTGGGTATTGAGCATTTATTTGTGACAATATTTACTGTCCTTGGCACCTCCATTCTATTCTCACTGGGTGGTTTTATTAATGCGGTATTTGCCCGCTCGTTTGATGATATCTCCATCATTCCAAGCTTTGTATTAACACCACTGACGTATTTGGGCGGTGTGTTTTATTCAATGGAAAACCTCTCACCATTTTGGCAGAACATATCGCTTTTGAACCCTATCGTTTATATGGTCAACGCATTTCGTTACGGTATTTTAGGCTACTCTGATGTGAATGTTTGGTATTCAATGGTCGCGATTTTTATATTTTGCGTGATATTTTATGTGATTGCTTATCGCCTGCTCGATAGCGGTTCACGGATTCGTTTGTAGTTTACCTTATCATCTAAGCTGCCGAGTACTGGCAGCGTTGCTTTTTTCATTATTCCATTTATCGTGACCCACTTTTTTCTGAAGAATAGATGAGTATTGCAGGGCGTTAGCAATAACGCCCGGCCCGATACTCAGTTGTTTGGCTCCCTTCCTTTCCTATATCCCAATTTGTTATCAATCTCCCTTCAAATGAAAGGGCACTTATTATGTGAATTCAAAGGCTTAATAAGGGGAAAGATAAGACTATTAATTGCGAATGTTCCTCATTAGCACTATAATTCTCATCTTTTAAGACAAAAGGTAGCTTAAGTCTGCCTTGGTAATTGAGATATAAGATGACCCAATCCGTCAGCGAACAAATCATTCGACAACAACGTCGCATAGAGTCAAAACGCCGAGTGGTATTATTGGCACTGGCGACAGCGTGTTTGTTGGGTCTAGTACTCGATGTGATGACAGGACCTTCGGTGCTACCGATGGCGGACGTCGTTAAGTCTTTACTACAGATAGGCAGTTTGGATGATACCTCACATACCATCGTTTATGATCTGCGGTTGCCAATTGCGTTTATGGCTTTGCTTGTGGGAGCTTCGCTTGGTGCAGGCGGGGCTGAGATGCAGACGCTACTCAACAACCCAATGGCAAGCCCTTATACACTAGGACTTGCAGCGGCAGCAGGGTTTGGAGCGTCACTGGTTATTGCGTTTGGTAGTTTTGGCTTGCCACTGCAATATGCGGTGCCTATTGGGGCATTTTCGATGACGATGCTCGCCTCTGCGGTGCTGTTTTTATTTGCATCATTGCAGCAGTTTGCCGCTTCTACGCTCATCTTAGTGGGTATCGCCCTCTTATTTATTTTTCAGTCGTTACTGTCATTGGTACAATTTACCGCATCATCTGAAGTCTCGCAGCAGATTTTGTTTTGGCTATTTGGTAGTTTAACCAAATCCACTTGGACAAATGTGACGGTGGTTGCTGTCGTAAGTAGTATTTGTATCTTACTACTGATGCGCGACAGTTGGAAATTAACAGCGCTGCGACTGGGTGAAGAGAGAGCGTCAGCACTTGGTGTTAATCTGACTCATTTACGCATCAAAACCTTGATTTTGGTGGCGATGATGACGGCAACTGCGATTAGCTTTGTCGGAGTAATTGGCTTTATTGGTTTGGTTGCGCCGCATGTCGCACGGCTGCTCGTTGGTGAAGACCAACGTTACTTTTTGCCCGCGACCATGCTTGCTGGCGCGGCCTTTTTATCATTCTCATCAGTGTTATCAAAAGTGATTATCCCAGGAGCGTTGTTTCCGGTGGGGATTGTCACGTCGTTTGTGGGTGTGCCTTTTCTATTTTGGATTATTTGGAGTAAGCGGTGAAAAACTGGATTCGCGGAACATTGGCGTTAAGTTTGATATTAACAACATTAAATGCCCAAGCAGAAGTCAAAACCATTAACGATGTGTTAGGGCGTGACGTACAAGTCGATGTACCTGCCAAGCGAGTCGTGTTGGGGTTTTATTATCCTGACTATATTGCCGCCACAGGGGCCGAAAACTTTGAGCAAGTGGTCGGTATTTCAAGAGAGTTTTGGGAAAAATTTAATCCTGGTAGCTGGAATTTATACAACCAAAAATTGCCTAATTTACAGGGCATTGGCGATATTGGCAATATCGATAGGGGCACGTTTTCATTTGAAAAAACCTTAGCGATGAAACCTGATGTAGTGATATTGGCAAAGCAGCAATACGATACGCTAAAAGCCGAAATGCCGCGTTTTGAAGCGGCAAATATCCCTGTGGTGGTGGTTGATTACAACGATCAAACGGTGAAAAACCATGTCAAAAGCACTCAAATATTTGGGCAATTGGCAGGCAGTGAGCAACGTGCCGACCAAGTAGCTCAAGAATACGCTGATGGTATCGCGGATATCCAAAAACGGGTGAATGCTGCTCAAAGTGCCAAACCTAAGATCTACGTCGAATTTGGTGATAAAGGACCAAAAGAGCACAGCTTCACCTTTGGCAAAAATATGTGGGGTGCGATTGCCGATATTGTGGGCGGTGACAATATTAGTAAACCGTTTGTCGAAAATTGGGGACCTATTAACCCCGAACAAGTTTTGGTGAGTAAACCTGAGGTCATTATGATCTCAGGCACCGAAGTGGGCATGAAACAGCCCAATACGATGGCAATGGGGATTGATGTTCCAGCCGACGAAGCCCAGCGCCGCCTAAAAGGCTTTACTACCCGCAATGGTTGGGAGAATCTACCAGCGGTAAAAAATAATCGCGTATATGGTATTTATCACACGGCTTCTCGCTCGTTGTCTGATTTGGCAGCAGCACAATTTATGGCAAAAGCCTTGTACCCTACAGCCTTTACCGATGTCGACCCTGAAAAAACCTACATGGATTTTCATGAAAAATACTTGCCAGTCAAGCCTAACGGTACATTTTTTATCCAGCTAGGCTGTGGCGCAAGTGTTTGTGATGGCAATGCTAAAAACCAAGCCAACAACGATGCAGAATCATCGACAGCTGCGAGCCAAGCTGATCCTGCTGCCAATACGTCTGAAAATGTGTCGTGGTTTACTAAGCTCATGAATTGGTTCAGCGGTTTGTTTGCTTAATTGGTTTTTAAAAATTTGATAGAAGAAGTCCGCTATGCTCAAGCTTGACCGTTTAACGATCCAATATGGCGCGCTCACCGTTGCTAGGGATATTGATGCCCAGTTTGAAGCGGGCAATATTTATACCATTTTGGGAGCCAATGGAGCAGGTAAGTCCAGTTTACTTAAGGCGATTTTTGGTGAGCTGGCATTCTCTGGCACTGTTGCCTATCAGGGCAGTGTACAGACCAAATCCCAGCTTAACGCGTGGCGTAAACCCATTGCATATATGCCGCAAGACAGTCACACTGACGCCGAGCTTACTACTCTCGAAGTAGTAATACTTGGACGAATGGATGCCTTGAGTCGTCATATCAGTGATGAGTTGTTACGAGAAGCCGTCGAGTTATTGGCGGAGTTGAATATTTCCCATTTGGCGCATCGCTCAATCCGCTCATTGAGCGGCGGACAGCGACAGTTGGCGATGTTTGCACAAGCGTTACTTCGCCGTCCCAAGATTTTACTGCTGGATGAACCCGTCTCAGCTCTAGACATGGCACATCAAATTAACTTGCTGGACAAAGTCAGGCATTACACGCAGCAGCACCAGTTGATTTGTATTATGGTATTGCATGATTTGAGCCTAGCTGCTCAATTTTCGGATGAAGTCATATTATTAGCTGATGGTGATATTCAAGCACAAGGTATGCCTAAAGCTGTATTACAATCCGAGATTTTACGCAAAGTGTATCATGTGGATATTGAGATTTTGACGAGTCATCAAGGCTCACCAGTGATTCATCCGTATCGTAAGCGGCAAGCTAGCGTTTAGCTACTTTTCGCTCAGGCACACTGCTGACGATGCCTGCCAAAATGACTGCTGTAATGCCTAAAATCTCTAGCCAGCCAATGCGTTCGCCTGCAAAAATGACCCCATAAATCGCAGAAAACACGACCGTTAAATACGACAATGCCGCGACCGTGAATTTTTGCCCGACGTGATAGGCATGAGTCATCGCCAGCTGCGCAAGCAACCCTGCCACACCAATGCCAATGATATAAGGTAAACTCTCGCTTGTTAGATGACTCCAACCAAACCACGTTGCCGCTATGCCTGAGACAATGGTCGCTACTGCCGAAAAGTAAAACACAATTCGCCACGCAGGTTCTCCCATTAAGGATAGTTCTCGCACTTGCAGCAACGCAAAAGCCGTAAAAATACCGCCACTCAAGGTAATTAAAGTCTCTAATAATCTATCTGAGGCGAAGGCAGGTTTTAGCATCAGACAGATACCCGCCAACCCCATCAGCAGAGCGACCCACGTTTTGAGTGATGGCTTGTCTTTTAGCCAAAAAATGGATAGCAAGGCAATAAAAACGACAGAGGTATAGTTCAGCGTCACAGATGTTGCTAGAGGCAGATGACCCAAGCCATAGAATGCCAATAACAATGCCATTGTGCCCGCCATGCTACGCTGCATGTGACCCCAAAAAAATGGCGTCTTAAGGGTTTTTTTTCGCGCGAGGGTCGTGCCAAAAATGACCAGAGCAGGCAATAATGACCGCCAAAAGGCCAACTCATATTCATTCATGTGCAAGTGAGTAGACGCATTTTTGACCAAAATGCTCATCATGGCAAATAAGAATGCCGCAATAATCATCCAAGCTGAACCCAAAGGGAATCTTTTTATCATAGGGAGTATTAAGAAAAAAGAGGCAATTGTAACACTGCACGTGGCATGGTTTTTGCCTAATTTAGAAAGTGAATGATTGTGGTAGTTGGTATGGTTTGGTTATTAAAAGGCGCGCACAGATAGGTCGATTGCGGTAAAATAATGACCCATTAATATAATTCATGTTATCTAGTAATCAAGGCAGTTTATGAGTATTCACGGTATTTTAGGGGAACAAACCACCAATTATCCCACGCAGTACAGTCCAGAGACACTCTATCCCATCGCGCGTGAGATGGGACGCAATGCCATTGGTTGGCATGCTGACAAGTTAACGATCGGCGTCGATTGGTGGCAAGCTTTTGAGATGTCTTGGCTCAATACGCAAGGTGTCTCGCAGGTTGCTATCGCGCGTTTTAGTATTCCTGCCAGCTCACCATATATCGTAGAGTCAAAGTCGCTCAAACTGTATTTGAACAGTATCAATTTTACCGAATTTGCTAGCTGGCAAGAGGTAGAGACGCTGATTGCTAAAGACTTATCAGCCTGTGTACAAGCTGATGTGACAGTTGAATTGTTTGGCTTAGAAGAGGACTTATCAAGTTTATTGATTGCCAAGCCTGAGGGTATATGCATTGATAATGCCTTAGATGCCTTGTCAGATATCACAGAAAAAGTGACACTATGCGAGCATCCAGATGCGTCATTGTTGCAGGATCAAACACGGGCAGATGATAGTCAGTTAGAAAGAGATGAGTCTCAGCCTTATACTTTTTACTCTAACCTACTGCGTAGTAATTGTCCGGTGACCAACCAGCCAGACTGGGGTACGCTAGCTGTTTCGATAACGACTGATAAGCCTTTCAGTAACGCAAATATGCTGCGCTATATATTGAGCTTCCGCCAGCACAATGGCTTTCATGAGCAATGCGTTGAGCAGATATTTGCTGATTTGAGCAAATACTATGAGCCAAGTGAGCTAATGGTACGTGCTTGGTACACACGCCGAGGCGGTATTGATATCAATCCGTGCCGTGTCAGCGATGCCAGTTTGTTACCGAAACCGAGTCGCCTTATTCGTCAATAGATAAATAGAGATTTTATAATCTCGCTGGTGTGTCTTATAATCAATAGACTTTATCTATATAAGATCAGGATGCAGACATGAAGCTGATGACTAATGCTTTAATGGTGGCGGGGTCAGCCGCTTTGCTTCTTTCTACCGCAATATCAGCACAAGCGGCATTTGTAGAAAACGAATACATCTGTGAAGATATATATATGGAAAAGGCCTATGATTGCGCTAACAATGCCATTATAGTTGAGAAAAATCGCCTTAATAAAATCTATAATCGCGCTTATCGTCGTTTGAATAAAGTGGAGCGGCAGCAGTTGGATACAGAACAACTCACATGGCTAAAAAAACGCGATGATAAGTGTCACTTTGAACATGATGGTCCAATGAATAATACTATAGTGTATGCTCAGATTGGGGCGAATGTTTGTACCGCCACTGAGACTCAAAAACGTAGTAAAACAATTGCCAAAAGATACAACATTCAATAGATTGTTCTCGCCAATAAAAAAGCGCCTACCTCATTCGATGAGATAGGCGCTTTTTTTTGTTAAAGGCTTTAGCAATAGAATTATTTACCGCTTACCTTTGCCAACACTTCTTCACGGCTGAGCATTTGCTTCTCTGTTTCACGGCGATTGACATATTCGTACTTATCTTCCGCAAGGTTGCGATCAGAGACAACGATGCGATGTGGAATACCGATAAGTTCTAGATCTGCAAACTTAACACCTGGACGCTCATTACGGTCATCAAGTAGCACATTGACACCTTGCGCTTTTAACTCTTCATAAAGTGCCGTTGCCGTTTGCATGACGTTTTCTTCTTTTGACTTCATCGGGATGATAGCCACTTCAAAAGGCGCGATAGAGTCATTAACGGTTGGCGTGGTTGGCCACATGATGCCGTTTTCATCGTTGTTCTGCTCGATAGCAGCGGCAATGATACGGCTAACACCGATACCATAACAACCCATCATAAGCGTCACTGGCTTACCATCTTCACCTGACACCGTACAGTTCAGCGCCTGTGAGTACTTATCACCTAATTGGAAGATATGACCCACTTCGATACCGCGTTTGATTCTTAGGCTACCTTTTCCATCAGGAGAAGGATCACCTTCTTGAACATTGCGGACATCAACAATGCGAGTAATACTGGCATCGCGTTCCCAGTTCAGACCAATGGTGTGCTTATTCTCTTCATTGGCACCAGCCACAAAGTCTGACAAAGCTGCAGCTGAGCGATCAACGAATACGGGCATATCTAAGTCAACACCGATATATCCTTTGTGCAGACCAGCAGCCTTCAATTCTTCATCAGAAGCCAATGTCAGTGGCACGTTGGCCTCTTCGATTTTTTCCGCTTTGATGGTATTGAGCTGATGATCACCGCGTAAGACGATCGCAATCAGTTGTGGCTCGTTGTCTTCTGTGTGACCGTGTACGATCAAGGTTTTGACCGTTTGCTCTAAAGGAATGTCTAAATGCTCAGCGACCATCTTACAGGTGGGCATGTTCTCTGTTAAGACATCTTCACGTGCTCGGCTAGGCGCTTGACGCTCAGCAGTGCTTACTGATTCAGCCAGCTCAACATTGGCTGCGTAGTCAGAAGCGTCTGAGAAAGCGATATCATCTTCACCGCTATCAGCCAATACGTGGAACTCATGAGAAGCAAAACCACCGATGGAACCGGTGTCTGCTTGTACGGCACGGAAATCTAAACCCAGACGTGTAAAGATGCGTGTGTAAGCTTCATACATGTCGTGATAGGTTTGTGCCAATGATGCTTGATCAACGTGGAATGAATAGGCGTCTTTCATGGTAAATTCGCGAGCGCGCATTACGCCAAAACGTGGACGAATCTCATCACGGAATTTACTCTGAATTTGAAAGAAACTGATTGGCAGTTGTTTATAGCTGCGCAGCTCGCCTTGAGCAAGGTTGGTGATGACTTCTTCATGAGTAGGACCCAGTACAAAGTCACGATCATGGCGATCTTTGAACCGTAATAGCTCAGGGCCGTAATCATCGAAGCGCCCTGTCATCTGCCAAAGCTCTGCAGGCTGAGTCATCGGCATCAGTACTTCTTGCGCACCCACGTTTTGCATCTCTTCACGAACAATACGTTCAACTTTTTGTAAGACGCGCAGCCCCATGGGCAGCCAAATATATAACCCAGAAGCAATCTTACGAATAAGACCGGCACGTACCATCAATTGGCTTGAGGCGATATCGGCATCACTTGGGGTTTCTTTTAGTGTGGCAAATAAAAATTGACTGGCTTTCATAAATAAAGCGTAACCTTATCAACGATAAAAAATAAGAAATAAGAGGATGTTGAGCGTATGGCTAACTGTTTCGTTGCCGCCGCAAGCTTACCGTCATCACTTAGTAATAATCTGGGATGTGTCTTAGCGACTAAAATGCTTGTAAGAAAAGCATATGAACAAAACCGCTCTAATGAAAGAGTGGCGAACTCTGATTGATGTATCAATATACTGAGCAGCTATAGAAATCATTTGTAGGGCAAAACCTGTTAAATAAATCTATACCGACATTTTATCAACGCAATCTGACTATGTTAGGTAAAGTTCGTCTAAGACGCAATGACTTTTTATTTTTTCAAAGCGAACGTGGCTCAAAGACGCTAATAAAGCGCCTATAACTCGATTTTTATCAGCTCTAAACCTATTTATCGCGTATTCTAAGGAGGTACTTAATAAGTAATTATGTAAAGCATTTGTACCTGTTACTTGAAGTTATTGCTCAAACATAGCATTTATTGCTTAGACTGTTACTTATCACGATGTGATAGAAATAAACACCACATTCTAAGGTAGATTATATGAACAAGCCTGATAATCGCTCTTCTATCAATAATAGTGCCCCTAATACGTCAGCAAAAAAACCAATCGCTCCAATGTCATGGATAGTATTGCTGATTGGTTTGGCCGCGATCGTGTTTGCGATTTATAGTGTTCAGAATATAACAAAAGAAGAACCGATAGAAACCATCACTCGTGAGGGCGTGGTTACTCAGATACAGCAGCTCAATCGCTTACAAACGGTCGCGTTTAGTGTAGATACCGTCATTACCAGTAAGCGCCCAGGAAGTTGGATGAAGCTGTGGCAAGATGAGCAAAAAGGGCTGTTTATCGCGCGTGGTCGAGTACAAGCAGGGATCGATTTGAGCGCATTGACGCCTGAGATGGTTCAGGTAGTGCAGCCTGAGCCTTCCAGTGCCGATCAGGAAGGCGCGCAGACAGACAGTGCGACAAGCGCAGCTTCTCTGATGCCAACAATCAATATCACGTTGCCACCGTCAGAGATATTTGCGGTTTATTTGGATGACATCGAGATTTATGATTGGCAAACGGGTGCGTTTGGCATGATGCAAGTCGATCCAAAAATTTTAGCCCAAGCACAGAGCATGGCTAAAGAAGAGGTTTTGGAGCGTGCGTGCCGCGGTGATGTGATGAATATGGCACTAAAAAATGCGCAGACACAGTTACAGCAACTGTTTGCTATGACAGGCGCAGTCGTGACTGTCACGACTCAAGGTGCAGGGGCGTGCCAATTACCAGTAGCCTCGTCAGCAAACGGTTAAACCGCTTACTGACATGACTGAAGGTTTGTTTGAACGACGTTATTATTTTTTAAACTCAGCAATGGCAAGCTCGCGGGCTTTTTTGTGTTCAACCATCGGTAGAGGATAATCAAGGCTGGCAAATTTACCT
This is a stretch of genomic DNA from Psychrobacter alimentarius. It encodes these proteins:
- a CDS encoding ABC transporter permease; translated protein: MSWHKKGVAFRTICLKEIRRILRIWPQTLLPPVITMSLYFVIFGKMIGSRVGEMGGVPYMQFIVPGLIMMSIITNSYSNVVSSFFSAKFTASIEELLVSPVSKHAILMGYISGGIFRGLAIAVIVSIVALFFTDLGIEHLFVTIFTVLGTSILFSLGGFINAVFARSFDDISIIPSFVLTPLTYLGGVFYSMENLSPFWQNISLLNPIVYMVNAFRYGILGYSDVNVWYSMVAIFIFCVIFYVIAYRLLDSGSRIRL
- a CDS encoding FecCD family ABC transporter permease; translated protein: MTQSVSEQIIRQQRRIESKRRVVLLALATACLLGLVLDVMTGPSVLPMADVVKSLLQIGSLDDTSHTIVYDLRLPIAFMALLVGASLGAGGAEMQTLLNNPMASPYTLGLAAAAGFGASLVIAFGSFGLPLQYAVPIGAFSMTMLASAVLFLFASLQQFAASTLILVGIALLFIFQSLLSLVQFTASSEVSQQILFWLFGSLTKSTWTNVTVVAVVSSICILLLMRDSWKLTALRLGEERASALGVNLTHLRIKTLILVAMMTATAISFVGVIGFIGLVAPHVARLLVGEDQRYFLPATMLAGAAFLSFSSVLSKVIIPGALFPVGIVTSFVGVPFLFWIIWSKR
- a CDS encoding ABC transporter substrate-binding protein, coding for MKNWIRGTLALSLILTTLNAQAEVKTINDVLGRDVQVDVPAKRVVLGFYYPDYIAATGAENFEQVVGISREFWEKFNPGSWNLYNQKLPNLQGIGDIGNIDRGTFSFEKTLAMKPDVVILAKQQYDTLKAEMPRFEAANIPVVVVDYNDQTVKNHVKSTQIFGQLAGSEQRADQVAQEYADGIADIQKRVNAAQSAKPKIYVEFGDKGPKEHSFTFGKNMWGAIADIVGGDNISKPFVENWGPINPEQVLVSKPEVIMISGTEVGMKQPNTMAMGIDVPADEAQRRLKGFTTRNGWENLPAVKNNRVYGIYHTASRSLSDLAAAQFMAKALYPTAFTDVDPEKTYMDFHEKYLPVKPNGTFFIQLGCGASVCDGNAKNQANNDAESSTAASQADPAANTSENVSWFTKLMNWFSGLFA
- a CDS encoding ABC transporter ATP-binding protein, with protein sequence MLKLDRLTIQYGALTVARDIDAQFEAGNIYTILGANGAGKSSLLKAIFGELAFSGTVAYQGSVQTKSQLNAWRKPIAYMPQDSHTDAELTTLEVVILGRMDALSRHISDELLREAVELLAELNISHLAHRSIRSLSGGQRQLAMFAQALLRRPKILLLDEPVSALDMAHQINLLDKVRHYTQQHQLICIMVLHDLSLAAQFSDEVILLADGDIQAQGMPKAVLQSEILRKVYHVDIEILTSHQGSPVIHPYRKRQASV
- a CDS encoding DMT family transporter; this translates as MGSAWMIIAAFLFAMMSILVKNASTHLHMNEYELAFWRSLLPALVIFGTTLARKKTLKTPFFWGHMQRSMAGTMALLLAFYGLGHLPLATSVTLNYTSVVFIALLSIFWLKDKPSLKTWVALLMGLAGICLMLKPAFASDRLLETLITLSGGIFTAFALLQVRELSLMGEPAWRIVFYFSAVATIVSGIAATWFGWSHLTSESLPYIIGIGVAGLLAQLAMTHAYHVGQKFTVAALSYLTVVFSAIYGVIFAGERIGWLEILGITAVILAGIVSSVPERKVAKR
- the queF gene encoding NADPH-dependent 7-cyano-7-deazaguanine reductase QueF (Catalyzes the NADPH-dependent reduction of 7-cyano-7-deazaguanine (preQ0) to 7-aminomethyl-7-deazaguanine (preQ1) in queuosine biosynthesis) yields the protein MSIHGILGEQTTNYPTQYSPETLYPIAREMGRNAIGWHADKLTIGVDWWQAFEMSWLNTQGVSQVAIARFSIPASSPYIVESKSLKLYLNSINFTEFASWQEVETLIAKDLSACVQADVTVELFGLEEDLSSLLIAKPEGICIDNALDALSDITEKVTLCEHPDASLLQDQTRADDSQLERDESQPYTFYSNLLRSNCPVTNQPDWGTLAVSITTDKPFSNANMLRYILSFRQHNGFHEQCVEQIFADLSKYYEPSELMVRAWYTRRGGIDINPCRVSDASLLPKPSRLIRQ
- a CDS encoding lysozyme inhibitor LprI family protein encodes the protein MKLMTNALMVAGSAALLLSTAISAQAAFVENEYICEDIYMEKAYDCANNAIIVEKNRLNKIYNRAYRRLNKVERQQLDTEQLTWLKKRDDKCHFEHDGPMNNTIVYAQIGANVCTATETQKRSKTIAKRYNIQ
- a CDS encoding proline--tRNA ligase, which codes for MKASQFLFATLKETPSDADIASSQLMVRAGLIRKIASGLYIWLPMGLRVLQKVERIVREEMQNVGAQEVLMPMTQPAELWQMTGRFDDYGPELLRFKDRHDRDFVLGPTHEEVITNLAQGELRSYKQLPISFFQIQSKFRDEIRPRFGVMRAREFTMKDAYSFHVDQASLAQTYHDMYEAYTRIFTRLGLDFRAVQADTGSIGGFASHEFHVLADSGEDDIAFSDASDYAANVELAESVSTAERQAPSRAREDVLTENMPTCKMVAEHLDIPLEQTVKTLIVHGHTEDNEPQLIAIVLRGDHQLNTIKAEKIEEANVPLTLASDEELKAAGLHKGYIGVDLDMPVFVDRSAAALSDFVAGANEENKHTIGLNWERDASITRIVDVRNVQEGDPSPDGKGSLRIKRGIEVGHIFQLGDKYSQALNCTVSGEDGKPVTLMMGCYGIGVSRIIAAAIEQNNDENGIMWPTTPTVNDSIAPFEVAIIPMKSKEENVMQTATALYEELKAQGVNVLLDDRNERPGVKFADLELIGIPHRIVVSDRNLAEDKYEYVNRRETEKQMLSREEVLAKVSGK
- a CDS encoding DUF4230 domain-containing protein is translated as MNKPDNRSSINNSAPNTSAKKPIAPMSWIVLLIGLAAIVFAIYSVQNITKEEPIETITREGVVTQIQQLNRLQTVAFSVDTVITSKRPGSWMKLWQDEQKGLFIARGRVQAGIDLSALTPEMVQVVQPEPSSADQEGAQTDSATSAASLMPTINITLPPSEIFAVYLDDIEIYDWQTGAFGMMQVDPKILAQAQSMAKEEVLERACRGDVMNMALKNAQTQLQQLFAMTGAVVTVTTQGAGACQLPVASSANG